From Nicotiana tabacum cultivar K326 chromosome 15, ASM71507v2, whole genome shotgun sequence, the proteins below share one genomic window:
- the LOC142169745 gene encoding secreted RxLR effector protein 161-like, whose translation MISQQKYIKELLKRFEMESSKIIDTPIATSTRLDMDEPGSPVNETMYRGIIGSPLYLTTSRPDIVFSIGLCARFQSNPKESHLMATKRILRYLKGTQDLVLYYPSRDNFDLIRYAGTDYAGYLVDRKSMSGITHFLGSCLISCGMRKQNSVALSIAEAEYVSVASYCGSSSSWRTLVYFLV comes from the coding sequence ATGATAAGTCAGCAGAAGTACATTAAAGAGCTTCTAAAGAGATTTGAAATGGAAAGTTCAAAGATCATTGATACTCCTATTGCCACTTCCACTCGTctggacatggatgaacctggttctcctGTGAACGAGACCATGTACAGAGGTATCATTGGGTCACCCTTGTATCTCACAACAAGCAGACCAGATATCGTATTCAGCATAGGATTATGTGCTAGGTTTCAatctaatccaaaggaatctcatctgatgGCCACCAAGAGAATTCTAAGGTATCTCAAAGGAACgcaggacctggttctctactaccCTTCAAGAGACAATTTCGACTTGATTCGGTATGCTGGCACTGATTATGCTGGTTATCTGGTGGATAGAAAAAGCATGTCTGGCATAACACATTTTCTGGGATCGTGTCTAATTTCATGCGGCATGAGGAAACAAAACTCAGTGGCTCTTTCCATTGCAGAAGCTGAGTATGTGTCTGTTGCCTCTTATTGTGGATCAAGCAGCAGTTGGAGGACTTTGGTGTATTTTCTAGTCTGA
- the LOC142169746 gene encoding uncharacterized protein LOC142169746, whose translation MDEDSKLWDVICDGPLVLMNTSGKPVVTVPKTRKEYNDADRKAIEKNFRAKKILVCGIGPDEYNRISACQSAKEIWEALHMAHEGTTQVNQSKSDMLTTQYELFRMKDDESI comes from the coding sequence atggatGAAGATTCAAAGCTCTGGGATGTTATTTGCGATGGACCTTTAGTCCTTATGAATACCTCTGGCAAACCAGTAGTGACAGTTCCCAAGACAAGGAAGGAATACAATGATGCTGACCGCAAAGCTATAGAGAAGAACTTTCGAGCAAAAAAAATCCTCGTCTGTGGTATTGGACCAGACGAATATAACAGGATCTCTGCTTGTCAATCAGCCAAGGAGATCTGGGAAGCTCTCCACATGGCACACGAAGGAACAACTCAAGTCAATCAGTCGAAGTCCGACATGCTCACCACTCAGTAtgaactcttcaggatgaaggatgatgaatccATTTAG